The Anolis sagrei isolate rAnoSag1 chromosome Y, rAnoSag1.mat, whole genome shotgun sequence genome contains a region encoding:
- the LOC132782048 gene encoding DNA-3-methyladenine glycosylase — translation MPGSKKRLSPEEEEEGEGEEAGQARALAPLPAGPPRLGAAFFSQPCVHLARALLGKVLVRRLPGGAMLRGRVVETEAYLGGPDMASHSRGGRRTPRNAAMFMAPGTLYVYQIYGLYFCVNISSQGEGAAVLLRSLEPLQGLEAMREQRLLLSRRRKGPSVPLKAWQLCNGPSKLCQALALDKTLDQEDLSCHPDLWLEEGQEEEEGKEEQTVVCAKRIGISGEWAHKPLRFYLRGNKYVSVTDREAERATGPRLPDELRA, via the exons ATGCCCGGCTCCAAGAAGCGCCTCtctccggaggaggaggaggaaggagaaggagaagaggcggGCCAGGCGAGGGCCCTGGCTCCCCTCCCTGCGGGGCCTCCCCGCCTGGGCGCCGCCTTCTTCAGCCAGCCCTGCGTCCACCTGGCCCGGGCCCTGCTGGGGAAG GTGCTGGTGCGCCGCCTGCCTGGAGGCGCCATGCTCCGGGGGCGGGTGGTGGAGACGGAGGCCTACCTGGGGGGACCGGACATGGCCTCCCACTCCCGGGGTGGGCGCCGCACCCCTCGCAATGCAGCCATGTTCATGGCCCCCGGTACCCTGTATGTCTACCAGATCTACGGCCTCTACTTCTGCGTGAACATCTCCAGTCAgg GGGAGGGGGCAGCAGTGCTGCTGCGCTCGTTGGAGCCCCTCCAAGGTCTGGAGGCCATGCGGGAGCAACGCCTGCTCCTCTCACGCCGCCGGAAGGGCCCCTCCGTCCCTCTCAAGGCCTGGCAGCTGTGCAACGGCCCCTCCAAGCTCTGCCAGGCACTGGCCCTGGACAAGACCCTGGACCAGGAGGACCTCAGCTGCCACCCGGACCTCTGGCTGGAGGaaggccaggaggaggaggagggaaaggaagagcagACAGTAGTGTGCGCCAAGCGCATTGGCATCAGTGGGGAGTGGGCCCACAAGCCCCTGCGCTTCTACCTCCGGGGCAACAAGTACGTCAGCGTCACCGACAGGGAGGCTGAGCGGGCCACTGGACCCAGGCTCCCAGATGAACTCAGAGCCTGA
- the NPRL3 gene encoding GATOR1 complex protein NPRL3 isoform X2, which yields MGDGSSPISVILVSSGSRGNKLLFRFPFQRGAANPAAQTGKPRSRYAVSSIGESVEDPEGDARFSDVILATILATKSDMCGKKFELKIDNVRFVGHPTLLQHAFGQISKTDPSPKREMPTMILFNVVFALRATADPSVISCLHNLSRRIAIVLQHEERRCQYLTREAKLILAIQDEVSAMSEAPEGPQSPFLHILPKCKLARDLKEAFDSLCTTGVVRLHINNWLEVSFCLPHKAYFIPPEAIERSLKAIRPYHALLLLKDEKSLLGDLPLDCSPALVRVIRTASAVKNLQQLAQDADLALLQVFQLAAHLVYWGKAIIIYPLCENNVYMLSPNASLCLYSPLAEDFACQFPGHDLPSVLSKFSLPVFLSDFKDPLAPPVQETQLIPMVVWMLQHRLLIQLHTYACLMVPPKEEDHRPRVEEPPFAARVGGRSLSTPNALSFGSPTSSDDMTLTSPSMDNSSAELLPGGDSPVNKRMTENLLTSLSEHEREAILSVPAAHNPEDLRTFARLLHYFRGRHHLEEIMYNENMRRSHLLMLFDKFRSVLVVTNHEDPVISVFQSFQK from the exons ATGGGGGACGGCTCGAGCCCCATCAGCGTCATCCTGGTCAGCTCCGGCAGCCGAGGAAACAAGCTGCTCTTCCGCTTCCCGTTCCAGCGCGGGGCCGCCAACCCGGCCGCCCAGACCG GGAAGCCCCGGAGCCGGTACGCTGTGAGCAGCATCGGGGAGAGTGTGGAAGACCCCGAGGGGGACGCCAG GTTTTCAGATGTCATCCTGGCAACGATTCTAGCCACTAAGTCGGACATGTGTGGCAAGAAGTTTGAGTTGAAGATAGACAACGTCCGCTTTGTGGGCCACCCTACGCTGCTGCAGCATGCCTTTGGGCAG ATCTCCAAGAcagacccctccccaaagagaGAAATGCCCACCATGATCCTGTTCAACGTTGTCTTTGCCTTGAGG GCCACAGCCGACCCTTCAGTCATCAGCTGCCTGCATAACCTCTCCCGTCGCATCGCCATTGTCCTGCAGCACGAGGAGCGCCGCTGCCAGTACCTCACTCGAGAGGCCAAACTCATCCTGGCCATCCAGGATGAGGTCTCAGCCATGTCTGAAG CCCCAGAGGGCCCCCAGTCGCCCTTCCTCCACATCCTGCCCAAGTGCAAGCTGGCCAGGGACCTCAAGGAAGCTTTCGACAG CCTCTGCACAACGGGGGTGGTCCGGCTGCACATCAACAACTGGTTGGAAGTGAGCTTCTGCCTCCCTCACAAGGCCTATTTCATCCCACCTGAGGCCATCGAGAGGAGCCTGAAAGCTATTCG GCCGTACCATGCCCTGCTGCTGCTGAAGGACGAGAAGTCCCTCCTGGGCGACCTCCCGCTGGACTGCTCCCCAGCCCTGGTGCGTGTCATCCGTACTGCCTCCGCCGTGAAGAACCTGCAGCAGCTGGCCCAGGATGCCGACCTTGCCCTGCTCCAG GTGTTCCAGCTGGCGGCACACCTGGTCTACTGGGGGAAAGCCATTATCATCTACCCACTGTGCGAAAACAACGTCTACATGCTCTCCCCCAACGCCAGTCTTTGCCT TTACTCTCCTCTGGCGGAGGACTTTGCCTGCCAGTTCCCTGGCCATGACCTGCCCTCCGTCCTCTCCAAGTTCTCCCTGCCGGTCTTCCTGTCGGACTTCAAGGACCCCCTGGCTCCCCCGGTGCAGGag ACACAGCTCATCCCGATGGTGGTCTGGATGCTCCAGCACCGGCTCCTAATCCAGTTGCACACTTACGCCTGCCTGATGGTGCCCCCAAAGGAGGAGGACCACCGGCCCAGAGTGGAGGAGCCCCCCTTTGCCGCCCGGGTTGGGGGACGGAGCCTCAGCACCCCCAACGCCCTCAGCTTCGGCTCCCCGA CTAGCAGTGACGACATGACGCTCACCAGTCCCAGCATGGACAACTCCAGCGCAGAGCTGCTACCCGGAGGAGATTCCCCTGTGAACAAGCGCATGACAGAAAACCTGCTGACCAGCCTTTCCGAGCATGAGCGCGAGGCCATCCTCAGTGTCCCTGCCGCCCACAACCCCGAGGACCTGCGCACCTTTGCCAG GCTTCTGCACTACTTCCGGGGGCGACATCACCTGGAGGAGATCATGTACAATGAGAACATGCGCCGTTCCCATCTCCTGATGCTTTTTGACAAGTTCCGCAGCGTCCTGGTGGTAACCAACCACGAGGACCCTGTCATCTCCGTCTTCCAGTCCTTCCAAAAGTGA
- the NPRL3 gene encoding GATOR1 complex protein NPRL3 isoform X1, translating into MGDGSSPISVILVSSGSRGNKLLFRFPFQRGAANPAAQTGKPRSRYAVSSIGESVEDPEGDAREPCPLTEEQVVDGFSDVILATILATKSDMCGKKFELKIDNVRFVGHPTLLQHAFGQISKTDPSPKREMPTMILFNVVFALRATADPSVISCLHNLSRRIAIVLQHEERRCQYLTREAKLILAIQDEVSAMSEAPEGPQSPFLHILPKCKLARDLKEAFDSLCTTGVVRLHINNWLEVSFCLPHKAYFIPPEAIERSLKAIRPYHALLLLKDEKSLLGDLPLDCSPALVRVIRTASAVKNLQQLAQDADLALLQVFQLAAHLVYWGKAIIIYPLCENNVYMLSPNASLCLYSPLAEDFACQFPGHDLPSVLSKFSLPVFLSDFKDPLAPPVQETQLIPMVVWMLQHRLLIQLHTYACLMVPPKEEDHRPRVEEPPFAARVGGRSLSTPNALSFGSPTSSDDMTLTSPSMDNSSAELLPGGDSPVNKRMTENLLTSLSEHEREAILSVPAAHNPEDLRTFARLLHYFRGRHHLEEIMYNENMRRSHLLMLFDKFRSVLVVTNHEDPVISVFQSFQK; encoded by the exons ATGGGGGACGGCTCGAGCCCCATCAGCGTCATCCTGGTCAGCTCCGGCAGCCGAGGAAACAAGCTGCTCTTCCGCTTCCCGTTCCAGCGCGGGGCCGCCAACCCGGCCGCCCAGACCG GGAAGCCCCGGAGCCGGTACGCTGTGAGCAGCATCGGGGAGAGTGTGGAAGACCCCGAGGGGGACGCCAG AGAGCCATGTCCTCTCACTGAGGAGCAGGTAGTGGACGG GTTTTCAGATGTCATCCTGGCAACGATTCTAGCCACTAAGTCGGACATGTGTGGCAAGAAGTTTGAGTTGAAGATAGACAACGTCCGCTTTGTGGGCCACCCTACGCTGCTGCAGCATGCCTTTGGGCAG ATCTCCAAGAcagacccctccccaaagagaGAAATGCCCACCATGATCCTGTTCAACGTTGTCTTTGCCTTGAGG GCCACAGCCGACCCTTCAGTCATCAGCTGCCTGCATAACCTCTCCCGTCGCATCGCCATTGTCCTGCAGCACGAGGAGCGCCGCTGCCAGTACCTCACTCGAGAGGCCAAACTCATCCTGGCCATCCAGGATGAGGTCTCAGCCATGTCTGAAG CCCCAGAGGGCCCCCAGTCGCCCTTCCTCCACATCCTGCCCAAGTGCAAGCTGGCCAGGGACCTCAAGGAAGCTTTCGACAG CCTCTGCACAACGGGGGTGGTCCGGCTGCACATCAACAACTGGTTGGAAGTGAGCTTCTGCCTCCCTCACAAGGCCTATTTCATCCCACCTGAGGCCATCGAGAGGAGCCTGAAAGCTATTCG GCCGTACCATGCCCTGCTGCTGCTGAAGGACGAGAAGTCCCTCCTGGGCGACCTCCCGCTGGACTGCTCCCCAGCCCTGGTGCGTGTCATCCGTACTGCCTCCGCCGTGAAGAACCTGCAGCAGCTGGCCCAGGATGCCGACCTTGCCCTGCTCCAG GTGTTCCAGCTGGCGGCACACCTGGTCTACTGGGGGAAAGCCATTATCATCTACCCACTGTGCGAAAACAACGTCTACATGCTCTCCCCCAACGCCAGTCTTTGCCT TTACTCTCCTCTGGCGGAGGACTTTGCCTGCCAGTTCCCTGGCCATGACCTGCCCTCCGTCCTCTCCAAGTTCTCCCTGCCGGTCTTCCTGTCGGACTTCAAGGACCCCCTGGCTCCCCCGGTGCAGGag ACACAGCTCATCCCGATGGTGGTCTGGATGCTCCAGCACCGGCTCCTAATCCAGTTGCACACTTACGCCTGCCTGATGGTGCCCCCAAAGGAGGAGGACCACCGGCCCAGAGTGGAGGAGCCCCCCTTTGCCGCCCGGGTTGGGGGACGGAGCCTCAGCACCCCCAACGCCCTCAGCTTCGGCTCCCCGA CTAGCAGTGACGACATGACGCTCACCAGTCCCAGCATGGACAACTCCAGCGCAGAGCTGCTACCCGGAGGAGATTCCCCTGTGAACAAGCGCATGACAGAAAACCTGCTGACCAGCCTTTCCGAGCATGAGCGCGAGGCCATCCTCAGTGTCCCTGCCGCCCACAACCCCGAGGACCTGCGCACCTTTGCCAG GCTTCTGCACTACTTCCGGGGGCGACATCACCTGGAGGAGATCATGTACAATGAGAACATGCGCCGTTCCCATCTCCTGATGCTTTTTGACAAGTTCCGCAGCGTCCTGGTGGTAACCAACCACGAGGACCCTGTCATCTCCGTCTTCCAGTCCTTCCAAAAGTGA